The DNA sequence AGGGGAATTAATTTGTACAAGGATATTTCAGATATTTGAACAAGACACACGCTTTTAATTTCAAACTCTTAATGATATGCTCTGTCCAAGGTAAGCTACAAGAGGGGTGTTTCCTTAATATACATTTTCAAGTTTTGAATAGGCATGCTCTTGGGAAAATTAACTATTTAAATTCATGAGGTCATATTGCTGAAATTCTAACATGAGACACcttgtttaaaatatatttaatttataatatGTATAAATGTTACTGGATTTTACCCTCTGAAAGAGACTTACCGAAGACTTTATCAGTGAGGCTCGATTTATAAATGCTGCAGATGATGGAATCAACAAGTCACTTGTAAATGTCTCTCCAAGAGATCTGAAAGTCAATCGCCTTATTCTGACTGCCgtagcagttgtggttgttgaagGATTCACTGTAGTTGTAGTTGTAGCGGCCGCTGTGCTTGATGATGCACTAGTTGTTGTTGATTCACCATCCAAAGTTATGGAATTGGTGTCAATGTTGAAGGCTGTGATGTTTGAAGCAGCACTGATCAAAGTATTTCTAATCTGAGTGTTGTTAGGAACAGATGCTGATGCAAATTGAACATCAATGTTGTTGATGACTGATCCATTACTGCAAGGTAATGACAACAAAGTattcattttttacaaaaatattatGACTCATACTTCAAGactgtaaaaacataaaatcaccACAATTATCACCTGAACGAAATCACTGTCAAGGAGATGAATGATGGAAATGCATCTCGGTAAATAGGTTCAAGCTGcgaaaacacaagaaataaaaacGTTTTCAGTTAATTTTAAGAAGCAAAAGTCAATCGTAAAAAACCCAGATGGTAGTTTCAACTCATGGTGAGTGAGCAGAAGTATTAGAAGATTGGTTACTTGTGGGTTTCGGAAAATTTTGTTTTTGGGAAAACCCCTTTAGGGAGTTTGCAAAAAAAGGGAGTTTTTATTGTTGACAGTTTAGTTTAGCTGACTGAGGTACTTTTGTAACAAgaaaatgtctgataaaaagttgtcaaaaaaaaaagaatatgaggAAATAATGATTACTAGGTCTTCATGTGCTTACATGTGGAGACTTCTTTAACAAAATGTGCATATGAATTGATTAGGGGAATTAATTTGTACAAGGATATTTCGGATATTTGAACAAGACACACGCTTTTAATTTCAAACTCTTAATGATATGCTCTGTCCAAGGTAAGCTACAAGAGGGGTGTTTCCTTAATATACATTTTCAAGTTTTGAATAGGCATGCTCTTGGGAAAATTAACTATTTAAATTCATGAGGTCATATTGCTGAAATTCTAACATGAGACACcttgtttaaaatatatttaatttataatatGTATAAATGTTACTGGATTTTACCCTCTGAAAGAGACTTACCGAAGACTTTATCAGTGAGGCTCGATTTATAAATGCTGCAGATGATTGATTCAACAAGTTACTTGTAAATGTCTCTCCAGGAGATCTGAAAGTCAATCGCCTTAGTATGACTACCGCCACAGTAGTTGTATTGGCAGATGTAGTATTTGAAGTGGGGGTGACAGAAGTTGTGATTGTTGTAGTGTTTTGATCTGTTAATagccaaaaaataaagaaaaaataagggAAAAAATAAGATCCATCTTAAACATAATACacataatatactgtatgtttatatACTTTACTTAAGAGATATTGCAGCCTCTGAAGTGAAATGCGGAGCAACTGTTTACTCACCAACTATCATGATGGAGGTGGAATCAACATTGAGGCTGAAGTTATTGCTCGAGTTTGACACAGCTTCTACCAAGGTACTTGCAACAGTGTCAGATGTTGGGATTTGATCTGCAGATGAGTTTCTGGCGAACTCAACACCTATCTCTGCTTCAGTATTACTCATTCGCGTTCTTACCACTGCTGGTCtgcaataaaaatgcaaatattaaATTTGATTACAGAATTGATAACATATGTCTACCTGTCATATGAAATTGGAAATAACAATGTTAACCACGGTAACAAAATTGTAATTATTGTAAGGTTGACctctgaaaatgtgaaatattaccTAAAAAATAGGACAAAACTACGAATGTAAAGTACGCCAAATCCTCTCCTGAAGATAAAATCAAACTGTGGAAAATAGCAtatagaaaaaatgaaaaacagggtcatcttttatttgaataaacaaCTTCAAATTAACTGTATGCACCTAAAAAAGACCAGTTTACTTACCACTTGAAGAACTTCAGCCTCAAGATTCTTAAATTGTGGACTTTCTCTATCATTGAGTTCAGCTACAAATGGTACTACCAAGGTTGCTGAAAGAATCTTAACTGGTGAAGGAGGTGCAGTAGTAGTGACAGTAGTAGACATAGTTGTAGTGACTGCTGATGTTGCAAGTATTACAGTTGAAGCTCCAGTTGTTAATGTTTCTCTAAGTATTGTTGATCGTTCTGTTGTTGTCACTGGAACACTGCTTGTTGTTGACACAGCAGTTGTTGTTGATCCACCAGATGTTGTGGCTGCTGTGCTGGATAAAGCACCTGTTGATGTTCCAGTTGCAGTTGAACCTCCAGTTGTTGATACACCGGTTGTCGATAAACCTCCTGTTGTCATTGATCCATCAGTTGTTGTTGATCCACCAGATGTTGATGAttcagctgttgttgctgctgtgctTGATGATGCACCTGCTGTTGTTGATGTTCCAGTTGTTGATCCACCAGATGTTGATGTTTCAACTGTTGTTGAGCCTTCAACTGCTGTTGTTGATATACTAGTTGTAGTTGAACCTCCAGATGTTGATACACCGATTGTCGATGGACCTCCAGTTGTTGATGCTActtctgttgttgtctctggaacactgcttgttgttgacacagcagttgttgttgatccaccagatgttgatgtttcagGTGTTGTTGAGCCTTCAACTGCTGTTGTTGATATACCAGTTGTAGTTGAACCTCCAGATGTTGATACACCGATTGTCGATGGACCTCCAGTTGTTGATGATCcttctgttgttgtctctggAACACTGCTTGTTGTTGACACAGCAGTTGTCATTGATCCACcagatgttgatgtttcagGTGTTGTTGAGCCTTCAACTGCTGTTGTTGATATACCAGTTGTAGTTGAACCTCcagatgttgatgtttcagCTGTTGTTGATTGTCCAGTTGTAGTTGAACCTCCAGATGTTGATACATCGATTGTCGATGGACCTCCAGTTGTCATTGATCCACcagatgttgatgtttcagCTGTTGTTGATTGTCCAGTTGTAGTTGAACCTCCAGATGTTGATACATCGATTGTCGATGGACCTCCAGTTGTTGATGATCcttctgttgttgtctctggAACACTGCTTGTTGTTGACACAGCAGTTATTGTTGATCCACCAGATGTTGATGTTTCAACTGTTGTTGAGCCTTcaactgttgttgttgattgtcCAGTTGTAGTTGAACCTTCAGTTGTTGACACAGCAGTTGTTGTTGATCCACCAGATGTTGTGGCTGCTGTGCTGGATAAAGCACCTGTTGATGTTCCAGTTGCAGTTGAACCTCCAGTTGTTGATACATCGGTTGTCGATAAACCTCCTGTTGTCATTGATCCATCAGTTGTTGTTGATCCACcagatgttgatgtttcagCTGTTGTTGATTGTCCAGTTGTAGTTGAACCTCCAGATGTTGATACATCGATTGTCGATGGACCTCCAGTTGTTGATGATCcttctgttgttgtctctggAACACTGCTTGTTGTTGACACAGCAGTTATTGTTGATCCACcagatgttgatgtttcagCTGTTGTTGAGCCTTCAACTGCTGTTGTTGATTGTCCAGTTGTAGTTGAACCTCCAGATGTTGATACACCGATTGTCGATGGACCTCCAGTTGTTGATGATCcttctgttgttgtctctggAACACTGCTTGTTGTTGACACAGCAGTTATTGTTGATCCACcagatgttgatgtttcagCTGTTGTTGATTGTCCAGTTGTAGTTGAACCTCCAGTTGTTGATGATCcttctgttgttgtctctggaacactgcttgttgttgacacagcagttgttgttgatccaccagatgttgatgtttcagGTGTTGTTGAGCCTTCAACTGCTGTTGTTGATATACCAGTTGTAGTTGAACCTCCAGATGTTGATACACCGATTGTCGATGGACCTCCAGTTGTTGATGATCcttctgttgttgtctctggAACACTGCTTGTTGTTGACACAGCAGTTATTGTTGATCCACcagatgttgatgtttcagCTGTTGTTGAGCCTTCAACTGCTGTTGTTGATTGTCCAGTTGTAGTTGAACCTCCAGATGTTGATACATCGATTGTCGATGGACCTCCAGTTGTTGATGATCcttctgttgttgtctctggAACACTGCTTGTTGTTGACACAGCAGTTATTGTTGATCCACcagatgttgatgtttcagGTGTTGTTGATTGTCCAGTTGTAGTTGAACCTCCAGTTGTTGATGATCcttctgttgttgtctctggaacactgcttgttgttgacacagcagttgttgttgatccaccagatgttgatgtttcagGTGTTGTTGAGCCTTCAACTGCTGTTGTTGATATACCAGTTGTAGTTGAACCTCCAGATGTTGATACATCGATTGTCGATGGACCTCCAGTTGTTGATGATCcttctgttgttgtctctggAACACTGCTTGTTGTTGACACAGCAGTTGTTGTTGATCCACCAGATGTTGATGTTTCAACTGTTGTTGAGCCTTcaactgttgttgttgattgtcCAGTTGTAGTTGAACCTTCAGTTGTTGACACAGCAGTTGTTGTTGATCCACCAGATGTTGTGGCTGCTGTGCTGGATAAAGCACCTGTTGATGTTCCAGTTGCAGTTGAACCTCCAGTTGTTGATACATCGGTTGTCGATAAACCTCCTGTTGTCATTGATCCACCAGATGTTGATGTTTCAACTGTTGTTGAGCCTTCAACTGCTGTTGTTGATATACCAGTTGTAGTTGAACCTCCAGATGTTGATACACCGATTGTCGATGGACCTCCAGTTGTTGATGATCcttctgttgttgtctctggAACACTGCTTGTTGTTGACACAGCAGTTGTCATTGATCCACcagatgttgatgtttcagCTGTTGTTGATTGTCCAGTTGTAGTTGAACCTCCAGATGTTGATACACCGATTGTCGATGGACCTCCAGTTGTTGATGCTActtctgttgttgtctctggAACACTGCTTGTTGTTGACACAGCAGTTATTGTTGATCCACcagatgttgatgtttcagCTGTTGTTGAGCCTTCAACTGCTGTTGTTGATTGTCCAGTTGTAGTTGAACCTCCAGATGTTGATACACCGATTGTCGATGGACCTCCAGTTGTTGATGATCcttctgttgttgtctctggAACACTGCTTGTTGTTGACACAGCAGTTGTCATTGATCCACCAGATGTTGTTGATCCACcagatgttgatgtttcagCTGTTGTTGATTGTCCAGTTGTAGTTGAACCTCCAGATGTTGATACATCGATTGTCGATGGACCTCCAGTTGTTGATGATCcttctgttgttgtctctggAACACTGCTTGTTGTTGACACAGCAGTTATTGTTGATCCACcagatgttgatgtttcagCTGTTGTTGAGCCTTCAACTGCTGTTGTTGATATACCAGTTGTAGTTGAACCTCCAGATGTTGATACACCGATTGTCGATGGACCTCCAGTTGTTGATGATCcttctgttgttgtctctggAACACTGCTTGTTGTTGACACAGCAGTTATTGTTGATCCACcagatgttgatgtttcagCTGTTGTTGAGCCTTCAACTGCTGTTGTTGATTGTCCAGTTGTAGTTGAACCTCCAGATGTTGATACATCGATTGTCGATGGACCTCCAGTTGTTGATGATCcttctgttgttgtctctggAACACTGCTTGTTGTTGACACAGCAGTTATTGTTGATCCACcagatgttgatgtttcagGTGTTGTTGATTGTCCAGTTGTAGTTGAACCTCCAGTTGTTGATGATCcttctgttgttgtctctggaacactgcttgttgttgacacagcagttgttgttgatccaccagatgttgatgtttcagCTGTTGTTGAGCCTTCAACTGCTGTTGTTGATATACCAGTTGTAGTTGAACCTCCAGATGTTGATACACCGATTGTCGATGGACCTCCAGTTGTTGATGATCcttctgttgttgtctctggAACACTGCTTGTTGTTGACACAGCAGTTATTGTTGATCCACcagatgttgatgtttcagCTGTTGTTGAGCCTTcaactgttgttgttgattgtcCAGTTGTAGTTGAACCTTCAGTTGTTGACACAGCAGTTGTTGTTGATCCACCAGATGTTGTGGCTGCTGTGCTGGATAAAGCACCTGTTGATGTTCCAGTTGCAGTTGAACCTCCAGTTGTTGATACATCGGTTGTCGATAAACCTCCTGTTGTCATTGATCCATCAGTTGTTGTTGATCCACCAGATGTTGATGATGCACCAGTTGTTGTTGAGCCTCCAGTTGTTGATCCACCAGATGTTGTGGCTGCTGTGCTGGATAAAGCACCTGCTGTTGTTGATGTTCCAGTTGTAGATACATCGGTTGTCGATAAACCTCCTGTTGTCATTGATCCATCAGTTGTTGATGATCCACcagatgttgatgtttcagCTGTTGTTGATTGTCCAATTGTAGTTGAACCTCCAGTTGTTGATGATCcttctgttgttgtctctggAACACTGCTTGTTGTTGACACAGCAGTTATTGTTGATCCACCAGATGTTGATATTTCAGCTGTTGTAGCGGCCGCTGTGCTTGATGATGCACCAGCTGTTGTTGAGCCTCCAAATATCAGAATCAAAACTAATAGGATTGGTCCAACACccattgtgtctttttttgatCCTGCAGAATGTAACCAAAGATACAGTAAATAGAAAGATTTGAATATGTtaaatttatctttttttaaaagatgatttGACATTCTAAAGATAGATTTATAGTTTCACAATATTTCATGATCTTAacattaaaggggctatatgtaactttcaaaaatactgcgtttgtagcgataccgcatggccATTAgacgaactgcaccagtaacccgTTGCTCGCTCTCCttcgcgtgctcgtcatacgtgctcgtacgtacacaaacgagcaacGTCATCgaccgcgaaacactggatatttaccggcataatgtttacagaggaggtaagtggtcatacacgtggaagtctgtgaaggagtctgtgtgtctgtattaattctccatcctacaaacgacagtctcggcaggcactggctgagagcaggagtgtgtgatgagtttgtccgcctttgagagctcctagggcAGATAGAAATGTGTAgaaggcggcctctggctgtggaggtgaagaccgggagtgtgtgatgagtttgtctgcCTTTAAGAGCTCCTAGGGCGGATAcaagtgtgtggaaggcggcctctggctgtagcgggagtatgtgatgagtttgtactgttgatctctgtaagcggagcggagtgaggaggacgttgagaacgtgcatataATGTCACTCCCTGGAGCTTTCGCAGAAAATACGACAAGGGGAAAAAtgttatacaggcaacacagatagacagtgaaacgcggcttctcctacgtcctcctgttagctgtagcattagccgcatctaacgctcggttctagcccccctcgataaaaaaattgtcagtgtggcgtcattgtcagtgtgagatcactgatctaagcccattggctcgttgtggcaagccctgcagctcatgttgaaatttccaagaagcgtgctgagcaactgaccaataacgacagagcagatcggcagaccaatcagagcagacttggcccacgtggggtctaacagtctgggctcagcagagcgtagctgacagactcagagcgtaaagggagcaaggaggagcagtacatgaaaacagacacttttttcggactttagctattgtgaacgtacaaaagtaggtacatagattaaatatacgaaccccaaaaagggcataatatgggctctttaatgggcgaaaaaaaacaattgtacatgtaaaaagttacatatagcccctttaaattAGAATATGTGTTTTAAAAGCATCTAATCTCTGACATCTCTAAATAGATTACTGCAATTCACCTTCAACTCAACCTCTCAAAGACTTTTGTATCATCCCAGCTAGTcgctctatgcaaccacagatcaatatccaggtACATGCTCTTGCGATATCACGCATTGACTATTACAACTCCTTACTAGCAGGTCTATCTACTTGCACTATCAAACCCTGCAGAACATACAAAACTCAGCAGCACGAATGGTCTTCAACCTAcccaaaagagcacatgtcactttgttgttcattccctccactggctcccagttactgctctcatcaaatttaaaaccctGCTGCTTGCTTGCTtgcaaaacagcgacaaaaacggcccCTCTTTACCTAAACTCTCCCATCAAGCTCTACACTCCCTACCGCCCACTACGCATCTGATCCATTCTTCACAACACAGCCCTTATAATGGCACACTCACGAGCACAAGCACTGGGACACAACGTTGTCAGTTTTCATTATAGAGAAATCCTGAAgtgttatggctgtatctgactaaaattactcaaaataagccacaaagtcagtaaagtagctgtcatgttctctgtgttgttctcaggTGTGCGGACGCGAACTCGACCACAGGACCCTTTAATTTTTGAATTTGTTAATTTTCGAGTTTGCCTGTCTTGAatactaagcacgcttcatcaGTACATAAagccattcatgtgttgtaGTACAACGTTGTGTAAAAGAGGTAACCGTGGTCAGCCtccttttttaaactccttTGAATTCAACCAAATTAATCTTACAAACCACAACAGAAGTTTCCTGACTGGATTGATGCATCCTGACCTGATGCCTATGGTGATAGTTGCCCAACAAATTTGAACCCTTCCGAACAATGATGTAGATATATGCACAGTTTTTTGTGGGTCCCGAGCTGAAATGTTTGGAAACCTCTGCCCTACATCATCATACAGTTCTTGcatgtaaaacatttataacTTCTGCATGCAGAGATACATTCCACACCATTCTACAGTATCTCCATTACAGTTACAGCATGTGAACCAGAGTGGCTTCTCATGCCTCCTCAATAGCATATTGGTGatatcactcaggctttgtcctttaatatttatagtCTATAGTAAtaacaacaagaagaaacatATAACCACAGGGATCCACAGCGAAATGTACTGGTACACTCATACTGATAGATCACCACTAAGCTCTAACTTGTTAATATTGAGCAGTATCGTTTTCCAACTACAATTTGAGATATTGAAATCAACATGTAAAGCTACTTTTCAATGTCCAAGTATAAGTGGGTGTGGGTGTTTTTCCACCAAGGAgtggattttgtgaaaaataaatgcttgcAATGGATTCAGAATCCTGAGAAACTCCTAGTTTGACCCCTTAAAAGCTACCTAAGGCAGAGGTTAACATcttcatttaaatctttttatatatgttttaagACACCAGATTGGCCAAATATCAAATTCACTCACTATAACAAAGCaacttttcataaaaaaaatttactttaaaaatataatacaatatacAAAATTATTCAAAATGACATTGAAGTTAAGAatactaaattaaaaaatattactTCATAATAGAATAGTATCATCCAAATGTACTTACCCAGAAAGATTGTGATAAAAAATGCTAAGAAAATAGTCTATTCCTTTGGCATTATTTTCAAACCTTTCAGTCTTCTTAATCTACCTTGGTGTAAAGTATATCTCTGCTGACGCTACCTGTCTATGCAGGCCTTATATATGTTgctcaaaagtaaaaaaaaaaaaaaaaaatgtatttggacatgggtgaacaaaaaaaagaaattctgtGTAAAAGGCTTTTGATGAGTCACTAGACAATACAATGCAATGTTCTTCATGCATTCCTCTAAAGTGGACTAACCAGATGGCCTTATCATATCTTTTACATGAAAACCTGAgatactaaaaaaataaaaatatttccgTTTATTTCTGTGATGAACATGACTCTATTTAAGAGATAGCAAATGTCACttaaaacaattatatgtttttttttaacatgatttcAGTAGATGATAGAGCTGCTGTGTAACTCTTTTTAAGCCATATTTGCAGATTAGAAGTACGAGAAGCAAATCTAGAAAGGGAGATACCGTAATCAGGAAGCTGGTTTAGCAAGAGTGAGGCTTTGTCCTTGCAGTCTGTTTGCATTGATCCCTGCATACCCACATTTTGGGATCTTAACTTCATAATTTATGGTAGTGGTCGACTGCATTAGCCCTGTCCTCTGATACAGCAAGCTTTTTATCAGGCTCAGAGAATTTGAGTGAGCGGATACTGAACTTACTGAATGGTAGACCCCTAGCTTTGTGGAGAGACAGACCCATACCCAGTCTTCACAGACCTAGCATGGTGATGGCCTACAGAGCAGATGTCAAAACCAAATTATCTTAGTGCCAGGACAACAAAATCCTTTTCAGGGTGCTGGTTTCACTCAACTGTTCGAGCAGgcgccacatgtacagagaTTATAGTTCTCAATAGATTGATCACAAGTTTGACTCCCAGCCTCGACCCTCGACCGTTCACCTCCTCACATTTATTGTCTCACTTTATTAATATGGATGTGAACTTGCGTTTATACCAACGGAACGAGTTACTACGTTTGCTCCTTGAGCCCTGACGGGCACTTGGGACTAAGAATTTTATCAGGATTTAACTGCCTGTGGTTTTCACTCTTTTACTTGTGACGTCAAAGAGGTTATCAAAGTTAAATTTTTAGAAACTATAAACTCTCACACTAACAGAGCAGTGATTAACTTTTCATGTTAATGGAAATTATTTTGACAGGGTTTTATTCAAAATTTCTAGATTTTTTTCGTTGAAGCAGGAGGTTGATTAGTTGTTACTTACCGGTAAAGGTTATAGCTGTATGTTTATGTTGAATCCAAACtaacttttaaatcaaaattccaaaataaataatgactttaACACATTTCATACTTTGATGTACCGTCAGGAATGcctttacatttttcctttttcaaagtCCATTGAGAGTCATGTGAGGAACATGTTATGAAAGATTACAAAGGTAACAACGTCACAACCGGAGTAGAACATCCAAATTTAGCACTAACCCAACCTGATAACCCTGATATTAACAGATAGTGACGTTGTTATCAGTTGAGTGGTATTTGCTTGAATATGCACGAACTTGCTGTTACTCTAACAAAACTTCTGAAAGAATTTCACAAAGCTAACATCTAATCGGCCCCAGGACAATAAAATCTAAACGACATCTTGGTCAGTGTCATTGTATATTTAATTATAAGGCAGTAAATTTACACTTTAACACAATCTGTACAGTCATAtgggacaaaaaaaattaaaggcaTTATGTATTTGTTATATTAGACTGTTTCCTTTTAAAATTGATCCACTGCACCACAAATTTAGTGGCAGAGATCTGCTGTACAAATCTAAAGCCAAGCTTCCACACTCATGCTAATACTTGACCTGTCTACTAGttcaaaacaaagtgacaaAACATGATACTGCACAGATTTAAATGGATAGTTTATTGAAGGTGGTAATGGTTTCAGAATattaaaataagaataatttTGATTTACAGCCACTATAAATAGGAGTTCATTCTACAGATAAGATCTGTAAAGATCTACAAAACTACAGAAAGACCCAGGAAAAGGCATTGCTCTGCCAAGTAAAGGACATATTTATTAGTTTAGGTACAGGgaaaacagagagaataaaaTGCATGgcttaactttatttaaatgttttattttgtctgataAGAAATCTGATTGTTCCCCAACATATCATACCTCAATGTCTGAATAATAGTAGGAAATTCCTGCAttgcagaaaattaaaaagacacgacatagcaacaaaaaaaagtaaaataattacACCTGTA is a window from the Labrus mixtus chromosome 23, fLabMix1.1, whole genome shotgun sequence genome containing:
- the LOC132958255 gene encoding mucin-22-like isoform X3 → MGVGPILLVLILIFGGSTTAGASSSTAAATTAEISTSGGSTITAVSTTSSVPETTTEGSSTTGGSTTIGQSTTAETSTSGGSSTTDGSMTTGGLSTTDVSTTGTSTTAGALSSTAATTSGGSTTGGSTTTGASSTSGGSTTTDGSMTTGGLSTTDVSTTGGSTATGTSTGALSSTAATTSGGSTTTAVSTTEGSTTTGQSTTTVEGSTTAETSTSGGSTITAVSTTSSVPETTTEGSSTTGGPSTIGVSTSGGSTTTGISTTAVEGSTTAETSTSGGSTTTAVSTTSSVPETTTEGSSTTGGSTTTGQSTTPETSTSGGSTITAVSTTSSVPETTTEGSSTTGGPSTIDVSTSGGSTTTGQSTTAVEGSTTAETSTSGGSTITAVSTTSSVPETTTEGSSTTGGPSTIGVSTSGGSTTTGISTTAVEGSTTAETSTSGGSTITAVSTTSSVPETTTEGSSTTGGPSTIDVSTSGGSTTTGQSTTAETSTSGGSTTSGGSMTTAVSTTSSVPETTTEGSSTTGGPSTIGVSTSGGSTTTGQSTTAVEGSTTAETSTSGGSTITAVSTTSSVPETTTEVASTTGGPSTIGVSTSGGSTTTGQSTTAETSTSGGSMTTAVSTTSSVPETTTEGSSTTGGPSTIGVSTSGGSTTTGISTTAVEGSTTVETSTSGGSMTTGGLSTTDVSTTGGSTATGTSTGALSSTAATTSGGSTTTAVSTTEGSTTTGQSTTTVEGSTTVETSTSGGSTTTAVSTTSSVPETTTEGSSTTGGPSTIDVSTSGGSTTTGISTTAVEGSTTPETSTSGGSTTTAVSTTSSVPETTTEGSSTTGGSTTTGQSTTPETSTSGGSTITAVSTTSSVPETTTEGSSTTGGPSTIDVSTSGGSTTTGQSTTAVEGSTTAETSTSGGSTITAVSTTSSVPETTTEGSSTTGGPSTIGVSTSGGSTTTGISTTAVEGSTTPETSTSGGSTTTAVSTTSSVPETTTEGSSTTGGSTTTGQSTTAETSTSGGSTITAVSTTSSVPETTTEGSSTTGGPSTIGVSTSGGSTTTGQSTTAVEGSTTAETSTSGGSTITAVSTTSSVPETTTEGSSTTGGPSTIDVSTSGGSTTTGQSTTAETSTSGGSTTTDGSMTTGGLSTTDVSTTGGSTATGTSTGALSSTAATTSGGSTTTAVSTTEGSTTTGQSTTTVEGSTTVETSTSGGSTITAVSTTSSVPETTTEGSSTTGGPSTIDVSTSGGSTTTGQSTTAETSTSGGSMTTGGPSTIDVSTSGGSTTTGQSTTAETSTSGGSTTTGISTTAVEGSTTPETSTSGGSMTTAVSTTSSVPETTTEGSSTTGGPSTIGVSTSGGSTTTGISTTAVEGSTTPETSTSGGSTTTAVSTTSSVPETTTEVASTTGGPSTIGVSTSGGSTTTSISTTAVEGSTTVETSTSGGSTTGTSTTAGASSSTAATTAESSTSGGSTTTDGSMTTGGLSTTGVSTTGGSTATGTSTGALSSTAATTSGGSTTTAVSTTSSVPVTTTERSTILRETLTTGASTVILATSAVTTTMSTTVTTTAPPSPVKILSATLVVPFVAELNDRESPQFKNLEAEVLQVFDFIFRRGFGVLYIRSFVLFFRPAVVRTRMSNTEAEIGVEFARNSSADQIPTSDTVASTLVEAVSNSSNNFSLNVDSTSIMIVDQNTTTITTSVTPTSNTTSANTTTVAVVILRRLTFRSPGETFTSNLLNQSSAAFINRASLIKSSLEPIYRDAFPSFISLTVISFSNGSVINNIDVQFASASVPNNTQIRNTLISAASNITAFNIDTNSITLDGESTTTSASSSTAAATTTTTVNPSTTTTATAVRIRRLTFRSLGETFTSDLLIPSSAAFINRASLIKSSLEPFYRAFFPSPFISLTVVSFSEGSVINNIDIGFATASLPNNTQITNILNIAASFITAFNIDTNSITLDGANVSSGVSHNISLITASSLVLLSWLLSSQQ